In Gammaproteobacteria bacterium, the DNA window GCTACGCCACCACCGGATGATCCGGCCACTGGTGGAACAGGTTCCCCGGGTGCACCCGGTGACGGTAGTGACAGCGGTGATGGCAGTGATGGTGGTGACGACGCCCCTTCACGTCAGGCCAGTCGCGGCGGCAGCGGGGACGGTGGGCAGACCGGTGATCCGGGTGGCCCCGACCTGCTGGCACCGCCCTACAACAGCTCCACCGGCGGCGGTTTCGAAACAACGCCCGAGATTCCGCTAAACACCGAAGACGGCGAGTCGATTACCGGCGGCGATGTGCCGGACATTCGCGCCGTGGCGCTGGCCAGGGCGCAACCGTTTACTGCTTCATCGCCACGCGGCCGGCGCACGTTTGCCGGTAATGATCTTGGCGGCTTTGATGCGCCACCGGTCAACGCTGCCGGCACGCAGTCGTTTTATGCCATCGGTTCGGCGCAGGTGCGTGACGACGGTTTCGATCCGGGCACCGGCATGGGTTGGGGTCGCTGGAGCAACGGCACTGCCACGGTCACCCAGGGGGCATCGAGCAGTAATATCAACCTGTCCGGTGCCAGCCTGCACTGGGTGTACGGGCCGATGCTGCCGACACGCCCGGTCATGCCGACCACCGGGACGGCGACATTCCGCGTTATCGTCGGTAACACCGATCCGACCGACAACTCCGGTAACAGCGGCATTCTCGGCAACGCCAGCCTGATGGCCGACTTTGGTGCGCTGACGGTCGAGAGCAGCCTGCAGCTGGGTATCAACGGTTCCAACTGGTCGGCGTCGGGTGGCGGCACCATCGTCAACGAGTTGTTCAATGGCACCTACAACGTGCTGATTGACAATCAGCTGCCCGGCAGCGGCAGTTTCTCCGGGTTCTTTAATTCACCCGCAGCTAACGGGCTGCCAAACGGCGCCGGCATGACCTACGGTCTGTCCGGGCCGGCCGGTACCACAGTAAACGGCGCGGTCGTATTTGGAGCGCCCACGGCGCCGTAGAACATCATGAAACTACGCTGCACATTTGTTCGCCTGTCACACGCCGCTGTCGCGGCGCTGCTGGTAGCCGGCTGTGGCGGCGGTGGCGGTTCCGGGTCACCAGCGACAGCACCTGTCGTGCAACCGGCGCCGCCGCCGGTCAGTGGCGTGCAAATTACCGGCACGGCGATGAAAGGGGCGTTGGAGATTGCCGACGTCGACCTGATTCCCATCGACATATTCGGTAACGAGTCGGGCCCGGCAATCGTTTCAGTCGTTACTGACAGCAACGGCAACTTCAATGCGACAATTCCGCCCGGCACCGGCGACCTGCTGGTACGTACCCGCGGTGGCAGCTATGTCGACGAAGCCGACCGCGAACCGGACCCGGCACGGAAGCGGCGTATCGTGCTCGGCCCGAACCAGGGCCTGGAAAGCATCCTGCCAGCCGGCGAGACGGTCACCACGGTAACGCTGGCCAGCCAGGCGCTGGTGCTGGCCGCCCGCCGCGAGACCATCGGCGGCACCTTCATGCAGCAGTTCGAAGCGCTGCGTGCGCAGGCGACTGGCGTGTTCGGCTTCGATGCCATCAGCACCGTGCCGGCCAACCCGGTCACGCCCGATCCTGCTACGGCCGACGCCCAGCGCCAGTACGCGTTATTGCTGGGCGGGCTGGCCAATGTGGTCAACCGCGTCGCCGTTAATCTCGGTTTTGCCGCACCCACACCGGAAAGCGTGTTTGCGGTCGCCGAGGATCTATCCGACGGCCGCATCGACGGCACGATCGACGGCGACCCGGTGCTGGTGGGCAACACCCCCATTGGCGCGTTCGATCTCAACGAAGAGATCGTGCGTTTCCGCAACAACAATTTCGATAACTACGCGTCGACCGGAATCATTACCGTCGATGAAAACGCGCTGTCACAGCCGCCCGACCCGGTCAATGCTGTCCCGGCGGGGCTGCCGGAGGACTACACGCTGGCGGTGGGAGAGACGCTAAGCGTGCCCGAACCCGGCGTGCTGGAAAACGATACCGATGGCGACGGCAACCCGCTGTTTGCGGTGCTGGTGACCGGCCCGGCCAATGCCGCGCAGTTTGGTCTGGCCGACGACGGCTCGTTTGATTACGTGCACGACGGTTCCGCCCCCGGCGTCGACACTTTTACCTACGTGGCATTTGATGGTATCGACGAATCGACGCCGGTGACCGTGACCCTCAATGTCACCAACATCCGTCCCGTTGCCAACGACGACGTTGGCGGCACGGTGGATGAGGGCGGCACCTTTAGCGGCCAGGTCAACCTGCTCGACAACGATACCGATGTCGACGGCGATCCGCTCACGGCAGTTCTCGCCGACCCGCCGGCCAATGGTCAGGTCTTCGTCTTTACCAACGGCACGTTCGAGTACAACCACGACGGCGGCGAGACCACTGCT includes these proteins:
- a CDS encoding FecR domain-containing protein encodes the protein MKYFTPLMIVMLLVLPAHAANEAGRAMFVAGAVTAERDEVVPLKRDDAVFESDVIVTAPRARAQLLMRDGAKFALRPDTRFQVIEYFQAGDEVEQPDGSVVVASDDSAVTELIKGGFRTITGAVGRDDAEDYEVRTPAATMGIRGTHYAVVWCAGDCQPPPGIETPAPNGLYVSVTEGRVFMANAVGELTIAAGQYAYVQDQDTPPRQVPAMPVPLIDVEATELADEESAAEEVRQASVAAGDDADDVGLPASSEPPTDSGFSARAATPPPDDPATGGTGSPGAPGDGSDSGDGSDGGDDAPSRQASRGGSGDGGQTGDPGGPDLLAPPYNSSTGGGFETTPEIPLNTEDGESITGGDVPDIRAVALARAQPFTASSPRGRRTFAGNDLGGFDAPPVNAAGTQSFYAIGSAQVRDDGFDPGTGMGWGRWSNGTATVTQGASSSNINLSGASLHWVYGPMLPTRPVMPTTGTATFRVIVGNTDPTDNSGNSGILGNASLMADFGALTVESSLQLGINGSNWSASGGGTIVNELFNGTYNVLIDNQLPGSGSFSGFFNSPAANGLPNGAGMTYGLSGPAGTTVNGAVVFGAPTAP
- a CDS encoding tandem-95 repeat protein, coding for MKLRCTFVRLSHAAVAALLVAGCGGGGGSGSPATAPVVQPAPPPVSGVQITGTAMKGALEIADVDLIPIDIFGNESGPAIVSVVTDSNGNFNATIPPGTGDLLVRTRGGSYVDEADREPDPARKRRIVLGPNQGLESILPAGETVTTVTLASQALVLAARRETIGGTFMQQFEALRAQATGVFGFDAISTVPANPVTPDPATADAQRQYALLLGGLANVVNRVAVNLGFAAPTPESVFAVAEDLSDGRIDGTIDGDPVLVGNTPIGAFDLNEEIVRFRNNNFDNYASTGIITVDENALSQPPDPVNAVPAGLPEDYTLAVGETLSVPEPGVLENDTDGDGNPLFAVLVTGPANAAQFGLADDGSFDYVHDGSAPGVDTFTYVAFDGIDESTPVTVTLNVTNIRPVANDDVGGTVDEGGTFSGQVNLLDNDTDVDGDPLTAVLADPPANGQVFVFTNGTFEYNHDGGETTADSFTYVANDGFSDSDPATVTITINPVNDPPVANPDAITVDEGQTGNLLLGGATSVLANDVDPDSQLTATLESPPVNGQLTFNADGTFEYSHDGSETTSDSFDYSA